The segment ATTCGCCCAGAGCCTTCTTGACGATGGCGCTGACAGCCGCCAGAGCCTCATCGATCTTGGTCTCGTCCTTCAGGCCGGCCATTGCAAAGTCCGGCTTGCCGCCGCCCTTGCCGCCAGCAATGGCAGCGATCTCCTTGACCAGAGCACCGGCCTTCAGGCCCTTTTCCTGTGCCTGCTTGCTCACAGTGACAGCCATAGTGATCTTGTCCTCAGCCTTGCCCACCAGAACCGCCACAGCGGGCTTCACAGCCTTGTCGCGGATGGTATCGCACATGCCGCGCAGGGTGTCGCCGGTGGTGCCGGTGAAGTATGCAGAAGCGATCTTCACGCCGCCGATCTCCTCGGCATTGTCAAACAGGCTGGTCACCTTGGAAGCGGCGACCTGTGCCTTGATCTCTTCCAGCTCCTTGGCCAGAGCCTTGTTCTCAGCCATCACGGCCTCAGCGCGGACGGGCAGAGCGGTCACGTTATTTGCCTTCAGGGTGTTTGCCACGGTATGCAGCATAGCCTCCTGCAGATTTGCACGGATCAGCAGGTTGCGGCCGGTGACAGCCTCGATGCGGCGGATGCCCGCAGCAACGGAGGCCTCGCTCACGATCTTGAAGCCGCCGATCTGGGCGGTGTTCTTCACGTGGGTGCCGCCGCAGAACTCGGTAGACCAGCCCTCGATGTCCACAACACGCACGACCTTGCCGTACTTTTCGCCGAACAGAGCCATTGCACCCAGCTTCTTGGCTTCCTCAATGGGCATTTCCCGGACGGTGACGTTCATGGACTCGTAGATCTTGTCGTTCACGATCTTCTGCACGCGGGCCAGCTCCTCGGGAGTGACAGCGCTGAAGTGGGTAAAGTCGAAGTGAGTGATCTCTGCATCCTGATAGGAGCCTGCCTGATGCACATGGTCGCCCAGCACTTCACGCAGCGCTGCCTGCAGCAGATGGGTGGCGGTGTGGTTGCGGGCAATGGCCATGCGGTATTCCTTGTCCACCTGAGCGTTCAGATGGTCGCCCACCTTCACGATGCCGCTCTCCAGCACGCAAGTATGGACGTAGTAGCCCTTGGGGGTCTTCTTCACATCCAGCACGCGCAGGCTGCAGTCAGCGCTGTTCAGCACGCCGTGATCCGCAGCCTGACCGCCCATCTCAGCGTAGAAGGGAGTCTTATCCAGAACCACCAGCACGCCATCCTTTGCTTCCTCATCGGTAGCAATGGCGTCGGTCAGGTTCTCCTCGTCGCTCAGGGCGACCACGACACCGGTGTCGTTCAGGGTCTCGTAGCCAGTAAAGACGGTGGGCTCTGCATCCAGCGCACCGAACAGATCCTCGCTCCAGCCGGAGATGTTCTTCTTCAGGCGCTCCGCACGGGCACGCTCCTTCTGCTTGGTCATTTCGGCGTGGAAGCCTTCCTCGTCGATCTCAATGCCTTGCTCCGCAGCGATCTCCTTGGTCAGATCCAGCGGGAAACCGAAGGTATCATTCAGCTTGAACACATCCAGGCCCTTCAGCAGATGCTCATGTGCCTTTTCCAGACCGTCGATCATGTTGTTCAGGATGTTCATGCCGGCATCAATGGTGCGGGCAAAGTTTGCCTCCTCGGTGCCGATGACCTTCTTGATATAAGCATCGTGCTCGCGCAGCTCGGGGTATGCGGTCTCGCTGGACTGGATGACAGTCTCCACCAGCTCCACCAGGAACGGGCGAGTGATGCCCAGCATACGGCCATGGCGGGCAGCACGGCGCAGCAGGCGGCGCAGCACATAGCCGCGGCCCTCGTTGGAGGGCAGGATGCCGTCGGACACCATGAAGGTGCAGCTGCGGATGTGGTCGGTGATGACGCGGATGGAGATATCGGTCTTGGGGTCTTCGCCGTAGGTCTTGTTGGCGATGTGCTCCACATGATGCAGCACGCTCTGGACGGTATCCACCTCAAACAGGTTGCCCACGCCCTGCATCACGCAGGCCAGACGCTCCAGACCCATGCCGGTATCGATGTTGGGGCGTGCCAGACGCTCGTAGTGGCCCTTGCCGTCGGCGTCGAACTGGCTGAACACCAGATTCCAGATCTCCATATAGCGGTCGCAGTCGCAGCCCACGCCGCAGGTCGGCTTGCCGCAACCGTACTCGGGGCCGCGGTCAAAGTAGATCTCGGAGCAGGGGCCGCACGGGCCGGAGCCATGCTCCCAGAAGTTGTCTTCCTTGCCCAGACGCACCATGTGGTCGGGGGCGATGCCCACCTTCTTGGTCCAGATATCGTAAGCCTCGTCGTCCTCTTCGTACACAGAGATGTGCAGGCGGTCCTTCGGAATGGCCATCCACTCGTCGGAAGTCAGGAACTCCCATGCCCAGGGAATAACCTCTTCTTTGAAGTAATCCTGGAAGGAGAAGTTGCCCAGCATTTCAAAGAAGGTGCCGTGGCGGGCAGTGATGCCAACACGCTCGATATCCGGGGTGCGGATACACTTCTGGCAGGTGGTCACGCGGTGACGGGGCGGCTCTTCCTGAGCCAGAAACCACTTTTTCATAGGTGCCATGCCGCTGTTGATGAGCAGCAGGCTGGGGTCGTTCTTGGGCACCAGCGGGAAGCTGTCCAGACGCAGGTGGCCCTTGCTTTCAAAGAAGCTCAGGTACTTTTCACGCAGTTCATTCAAACCGGTCCATTGCATAGGTTTTCTCTCCTCGATTGTCCTTGGCGTTTGCACGTCAGATTTATGATTATGGCAGACGGGGCGGGTGGGCGCAGAAAACAAAAAACAGCCCCATCCCAAAAGGGACGAGGCTGCCTGTAAACTGCTCCGTGGTACCACCCAAATTGCAAAGGATAAAATGTGTCCCCTGCCGCTTTCGGCGCGTTAACGCTGCGCTGCGT is part of the Faecalibacterium sp. HTF-F genome and harbors:
- the alaS gene encoding alanine--tRNA ligase, with the protein product MQWTGLNELREKYLSFFESKGHLRLDSFPLVPKNDPSLLLINSGMAPMKKWFLAQEEPPRHRVTTCQKCIRTPDIERVGITARHGTFFEMLGNFSFQDYFKEEVIPWAWEFLTSDEWMAIPKDRLHISVYEEDDEAYDIWTKKVGIAPDHMVRLGKEDNFWEHGSGPCGPCSEIYFDRGPEYGCGKPTCGVGCDCDRYMEIWNLVFSQFDADGKGHYERLARPNIDTGMGLERLACVMQGVGNLFEVDTVQSVLHHVEHIANKTYGEDPKTDISIRVITDHIRSCTFMVSDGILPSNEGRGYVLRRLLRRAARHGRMLGITRPFLVELVETVIQSSETAYPELREHDAYIKKVIGTEEANFARTIDAGMNILNNMIDGLEKAHEHLLKGLDVFKLNDTFGFPLDLTKEIAAEQGIEIDEEGFHAEMTKQKERARAERLKKNISGWSEDLFGALDAEPTVFTGYETLNDTGVVVALSDEENLTDAIATDEEAKDGVLVVLDKTPFYAEMGGQAADHGVLNSADCSLRVLDVKKTPKGYYVHTCVLESGIVKVGDHLNAQVDKEYRMAIARNHTATHLLQAALREVLGDHVHQAGSYQDAEITHFDFTHFSAVTPEELARVQKIVNDKIYESMNVTVREMPIEEAKKLGAMALFGEKYGKVVRVVDIEGWSTEFCGGTHVKNTAQIGGFKIVSEASVAAGIRRIEAVTGRNLLIRANLQEAMLHTVANTLKANNVTALPVRAEAVMAENKALAKELEEIKAQVAASKVTSLFDNAEEIGGVKIASAYFTGTTGDTLRGMCDTIRDKAVKPAVAVLVGKAEDKITMAVTVSKQAQEKGLKAGALVKEIAAIAGGKGGGKPDFAMAGLKDETKIDEALAAVSAIVKKALGE